A single genomic interval of Fimbriimonadaceae bacterium harbors:
- a CDS encoding transglycosylase SLT domain-containing protein, with product MASRSAHHTSHGSHRRSRARRRVTLSAVRRFVVSRWRTLRAFLRAVGNTHPVLRIVIIPGLLMGCWLGANWTYHAVQKPTEVFFPLDNTLDKSPHETWRQYGSLFREHATPSVAPELLAALAQVEGAGNPVARTYWRWRWSWNPFEWYRPASSAVGMYQMTDGTFRAAKRYCVHDHTVVQDGPWHDVRSCWFNSLYSRVLPSHAIELTAASLDRDIASALTVRRGTPAGARQRHDLAALIHLCGAGAGRDFAARGFRLTPHQTCGDHDVATYLGQVRGLTQQFARWAKGATGQVTLVKAHRSAD from the coding sequence ATGGCGTCCCGGTCTGCTCACCATACGAGCCATGGTTCACACCGCAGAAGCCGCGCTCGCCGCCGTGTCACCCTTTCGGCAGTCCGCCGTTTCGTGGTCTCTCGCTGGCGTACCCTTCGCGCCTTCCTCCGTGCCGTTGGAAACACGCACCCGGTTCTCCGCATCGTCATCATCCCGGGACTGCTCATGGGATGTTGGCTCGGGGCGAACTGGACCTATCATGCAGTCCAGAAACCGACCGAAGTCTTTTTCCCGCTGGACAACACGTTAGACAAGAGCCCGCACGAAACCTGGCGACAGTACGGCTCACTCTTCAGGGAACATGCGACGCCATCCGTTGCGCCTGAGCTCCTCGCGGCGCTGGCGCAGGTGGAAGGCGCTGGAAATCCCGTCGCGCGAACCTATTGGCGGTGGCGCTGGTCATGGAATCCGTTCGAATGGTACCGTCCGGCCTCCAGCGCGGTGGGCATGTACCAGATGACCGATGGAACGTTCCGTGCCGCCAAACGCTATTGCGTTCACGATCATACCGTGGTGCAGGACGGTCCTTGGCACGATGTGCGCTCCTGCTGGTTCAACAGCCTTTACAGTCGCGTCTTGCCGAGCCATGCGATCGAACTGACGGCGGCCTCTCTCGATCGTGACATCGCCTCGGCTCTCACGGTTCGCCGTGGGACGCCCGCCGGCGCACGGCAGAGGCACGACCTCGCCGCACTGATCCATCTGTGCGGAGCCGGGGCCGGACGGGATTTTGCCGCCAGGGGATTCCGTCTCACGCCTCACCAGACATGCGGCGACCATGACGTGGCCACCTACCTCGGCCAGGTGCGGGGCTTGACGCAGCAATTCGCCAGATGGGCGAAGGGAGCAACCGGCCAGGTCACACTGGTGAAGGCCCACCGATCCGCTGACTAG
- a CDS encoding aldo/keto reductase, which yields MAPTHSDDTLWSSSLNRRQLLKRLGLAGSLMALGGPGRLAGALAADGAPSGTATGEIPLRPLGKTGVKVSAMCFGGAHWGRNPDEAEAIRILHEAIDAGMTFLDNAWEYHGGRSEELMGKGLQGKRQQVFLMTKVCSHGRDKKVAMQQLEDSLRRLKTDYLDLWQIHEVVYEDDPDRHFVPHGAVDALLEAKQQGKVRFVGFTGHKHPNIHLKMLSHDFPFDTCQMPLNVFDGTYRSFEHEVLPVLAQRGIAALGMKSLTGNAEPIKQGIVTPQEAIRYVLSLPIASLVSGIDSPQVLKQNLDIVRRFTPMTVAEMEGVRARVALYARDGRFELFKSTNRYDGGIGRQQHGLS from the coding sequence ATGGCGCCCACGCACTCAGACGACACCCTCTGGTCCTCATCGCTCAATCGGCGTCAGCTGTTGAAGCGGCTGGGTCTGGCCGGCTCTCTCATGGCCCTCGGTGGTCCCGGCCGGCTGGCCGGGGCCTTGGCCGCGGATGGTGCACCATCCGGAACCGCCACCGGCGAGATCCCGCTCCGCCCGCTCGGAAAAACGGGCGTGAAGGTGTCGGCGATGTGTTTCGGGGGTGCGCATTGGGGGCGCAATCCGGACGAGGCCGAGGCCATTCGCATTTTGCACGAGGCCATCGACGCCGGCATGACGTTCCTCGACAACGCATGGGAGTACCACGGCGGACGCAGCGAGGAATTGATGGGGAAGGGCCTGCAAGGAAAGCGGCAGCAGGTCTTCCTGATGACGAAGGTCTGCTCCCACGGTCGGGATAAGAAGGTTGCCATGCAGCAACTGGAAGACTCGCTCCGCCGTTTGAAGACCGACTATCTCGATCTCTGGCAGATTCACGAAGTGGTATACGAAGACGATCCCGATCGGCATTTCGTCCCGCACGGGGCGGTCGATGCGTTACTGGAGGCGAAGCAGCAGGGGAAGGTGCGGTTCGTCGGGTTCACCGGGCACAAGCACCCCAACATCCACCTCAAGATGCTGTCACACGACTTTCCGTTCGATACCTGCCAGATGCCGTTGAATGTGTTCGACGGCACCTACCGCAGTTTCGAGCATGAGGTGTTGCCGGTGTTGGCACAGCGCGGGATTGCCGCCCTCGGCATGAAGAGCCTGACCGGCAACGCGGAGCCGATCAAACAGGGGATCGTCACGCCCCAAGAGGCCATTCGGTATGTGTTGAGTTTGCCGATCGCGTCGTTGGTGAGCGGGATCGATTCGCCGCAGGTCCTCAAGCAGAACCTCGACATTGTCCGTCGCTTCACTCCCATGACGGTGGCCGAAATGGAAGGGGTGCGCGCGCGCGTGGCCTTGTATGCGAGGGACGGCCGGTTCGAACTGTTCAAGTCCACCAACCGCTACGACGGCGGCATCGGCCGCCAGCAGCACGGACTCTCCTAG
- a CDS encoding RelA/SpoT domain-containing protein — MAFVEPKFSRSQVNRAGDILIAPEKFSVEEQEWSSSVLANWRACHGYPMNTFQATLRQKLKAVDASAIVAQRLKRAPSIVLKLQRFEGMQLARMQDIGGLRAVLGSVGKVRQLEGAYRSAHFKHDLASSKNYIDEPKRDGYRSIHLIYKYRNDGADVFNGLSLELQFRTRLQHAWATAVETMGTFLGQALKSGQGESQWRRFFSVAGAALAVMEKTASVPGFETSRDRDVFEALADTEQELRVLEKLSGFAIAASKITTERGHGAYHLIVLDSLNRRVSIRPYPVSRLEQANIDYAAFEQRTKAGEPIEAVLVSAGPIDALYKAYPNYFLDTQEFVKQISAIISDVRKQGSHAKAARSTLRK; from the coding sequence ATGGCCTTCGTTGAGCCAAAATTTTCTAGAAGTCAGGTCAACCGAGCGGGCGATATCCTTATCGCGCCTGAAAAGTTCTCAGTGGAAGAGCAGGAGTGGTCATCCTCAGTGCTCGCGAATTGGCGGGCGTGCCACGGGTATCCGATGAATACATTTCAGGCGACACTCCGGCAGAAATTGAAAGCTGTCGACGCAAGCGCGATTGTGGCTCAGAGGCTAAAACGTGCACCATCTATTGTTCTCAAACTCCAGCGATTTGAGGGAATGCAGCTTGCTCGGATGCAGGACATCGGCGGCCTGCGGGCCGTTCTCGGTTCTGTTGGGAAGGTTAGGCAGTTGGAGGGCGCCTATCGTTCGGCTCACTTTAAGCATGACCTTGCATCTTCAAAAAACTATATCGATGAACCAAAGCGAGATGGCTACCGAAGTATTCACCTCATATATAAGTATCGCAATGACGGCGCAGATGTTTTCAATGGGTTATCGCTTGAATTGCAGTTCCGCACACGTCTCCAGCACGCATGGGCGACCGCAGTCGAAACCATGGGCACGTTTCTTGGACAAGCACTTAAGTCCGGGCAAGGCGAATCACAATGGCGGCGATTCTTTTCTGTTGCGGGCGCAGCACTTGCTGTTATGGAGAAGACTGCGTCAGTGCCGGGATTTGAGACGTCCAGAGATCGAGATGTCTTCGAAGCGCTGGCGGATACAGAGCAAGAATTAAGAGTGCTGGAGAAATTAAGCGGTTTTGCGATTGCTGCAAGCAAGATTACGACTGAGCGAGGCCACGGTGCCTATCACCTGATTGTCTTGGACTCACTCAACAGGAGAGTTTCAATTCGGCCGTACCCCGTCTCGAGATTAGAACAAGCCAACATTGACTATGCTGCCTTTGAGCAACGAACCAAGGCTGGGGAACCGATCGAGGCAGTTCTTGTTTCAGCCGGCCCGATCGATGCGTTATATAAGGCATATCCGAACTACTTCCTGGATACTCAAGAATTCGTAAAACAGATTTCCGCGATTATCTCTGATGTGCGCAAGCAGGGATCACATGCCAAAGCCGCTCGCTCGACTCTACGAAAATGA
- a CDS encoding DUF3943 domain-containing protein codes for MTEPEPDHSAEVVGPPEAFKHTSPASQLDWDSGRGKSYVIPAAGILTYIFLLNQYDRHFVEPRDEYRTDGSTIRQQLTDSKWVIDNDQFKVNQFLHPYGGSVYYGLARSSGLSFWESFLYSTAGSFAWEIGGERTNPSINDMITTPIGGSFLGEALFRMASLVLEVDDGRPGFVREVVAAAISPPTGFNRLIFGRRFDAVFPSYTPATFFRLEAGGTLTSSSHNVSSGVREHGAVGDLTLTYGLPGKPGYHYARPLDYFDFHLTAVTANTLESLNTRGLLLGTTYASGDHTRGLWGLFGSYDYISPQVFRVSSTALSLGTVWQTWLSERIALQGTALGGVGYGAAGSIQRREERDYHYGLTPQALLAFRLIFGNRAMIDFTGREYYVSHVLSPEGNGQENILRGDAAFTLRLFDRHGIALRYAVAQRNAGYPNVEYRDQTVSTVSLMYVLLGASGFGAVDWR; via the coding sequence TTGACCGAACCCGAGCCGGACCATTCTGCTGAAGTGGTCGGACCGCCGGAAGCATTCAAACATACATCACCCGCCTCGCAGCTCGATTGGGACAGTGGCCGCGGGAAGAGCTATGTCATCCCCGCCGCCGGGATCCTGACGTACATCTTTCTCCTGAACCAATACGACCGTCATTTCGTCGAACCGCGGGACGAATATCGAACCGACGGCAGCACCATTCGTCAGCAGCTCACCGACTCGAAGTGGGTTATCGACAACGACCAATTCAAGGTCAACCAGTTCCTCCACCCCTACGGCGGCAGCGTGTATTACGGTTTAGCGCGATCCTCCGGCCTGTCGTTCTGGGAATCCTTCCTCTACAGCACGGCGGGCAGCTTCGCCTGGGAGATCGGTGGGGAGCGGACGAATCCTTCGATCAACGACATGATCACCACCCCGATCGGGGGCAGCTTTCTCGGAGAAGCCCTGTTTCGCATGGCCAGTCTGGTCTTAGAAGTGGACGATGGCCGGCCGGGCTTCGTGCGCGAAGTCGTTGCGGCCGCCATCTCGCCGCCCACCGGATTCAATCGTCTGATCTTCGGCCGTCGATTCGATGCCGTGTTTCCCAGCTACACGCCGGCCACGTTTTTCAGATTGGAAGCCGGCGGGACGCTGACGTCCAGCAGCCACAATGTCTCCTCAGGCGTGCGCGAACATGGCGCCGTGGGCGACCTGACGTTGACCTACGGCCTGCCCGGCAAACCGGGCTATCACTACGCGCGACCGTTGGACTATTTTGATTTTCACCTGACCGCCGTCACGGCCAACACCCTGGAGAGTCTCAATACGCGTGGGCTTCTGCTTGGAACCACGTATGCCTCGGGCGACCACACGCGCGGGCTCTGGGGCCTATTCGGCAGTTATGACTATATTTCGCCGCAGGTGTTCAGAGTGTCGAGCACGGCCCTCTCACTCGGCACTGTGTGGCAAACCTGGCTTTCCGAGCGCATCGCGCTACAAGGAACCGCACTCGGTGGAGTAGGGTATGGCGCGGCCGGGAGCATCCAACGACGAGAGGAACGGGACTACCACTATGGCCTGACGCCGCAGGCGCTGCTCGCCTTTCGGCTCATCTTCGGCAACCGGGCCATGATCGACTTCACCGGGCGAGAGTACTATGTCAGCCATGTACTGTCGCCGGAAGGCAACGGCCAGGAGAACATTCTACGTGGCGACGCGGCCTTCACCCTGCGGTTGTTCGACCGGCACGGCATCGCGCTGCGATACGCCGTGGCGCAACGGAACGCCGGCTATCCGAACGTCGAGTACCGCGACCAAACCGTCAGCACGGTCAGCTTGATGTATGTGCTCTTGGGAGCATCGGGATTCGGGGCGGTCGACTGGCGGTGA
- a CDS encoding DUF4124 domain-containing protein, giving the protein MTFRSRIGLTSAALLALWCSASTFPAVPALASTTIYSYTNEQGVQTFTNELDAVPEKYRRQLTQRHFETETVPDRPPPAEAAAPPVRSADTRTITAGGEYRMGDHDNRADAIRLATESAKQDALEQVATYVERITEVRDMNITRDDIRSFTAGIVKVLDQTISTRLEQDHVVVRVDLTAEIDPQDVTQAIAALRENEQARYELLVLREETDRLQEQVDATNRALASAATPSDVQQYTDQRQDMLNQLQANALLSQAWTSWTYPTVGFYSYPWFGAPGINGLLLHAQRLSPHHRHLPLAQRTITAYGNSTPPAQSPIPSPPRPSLLVPSMPQAHQHQAPPLLNSQGQPAKVGDVVVVPTPRSVPVAPQYRPQPPPYQLHPNHFWRPSPPNIQRPSLPSRQSPPVSMAPRVSGGPMSGGGRSYGGGGHRSR; this is encoded by the coding sequence ATGACGTTCCGCTCCCGCATAGGGCTGACCAGTGCCGCACTGCTCGCACTCTGGTGCTCCGCCTCGACATTCCCTGCGGTTCCGGCCCTCGCCTCCACCACCATTTACAGCTATACCAACGAGCAGGGCGTCCAGACCTTCACCAACGAGCTTGACGCGGTACCGGAGAAGTACCGCCGGCAACTCACGCAGCGACATTTCGAGACAGAGACCGTTCCTGATCGACCACCACCAGCCGAGGCCGCTGCTCCTCCGGTGCGTTCAGCCGATACACGCACCATCACTGCCGGCGGGGAATACCGCATGGGGGATCACGACAACCGCGCCGATGCCATCCGCCTGGCGACGGAATCCGCGAAGCAGGACGCGCTTGAGCAGGTGGCGACGTATGTCGAACGCATTACCGAAGTACGTGATATGAACATCACGCGGGATGATATCCGTAGCTTCACGGCGGGCATCGTGAAGGTGCTCGACCAGACGATTTCCACCAGGCTGGAGCAAGACCACGTCGTCGTTCGTGTCGATCTCACCGCGGAAATCGATCCCCAGGATGTCACGCAGGCCATCGCAGCCCTCCGAGAGAATGAGCAGGCCCGCTATGAACTGCTCGTACTTCGGGAAGAGACCGATCGATTGCAAGAACAGGTCGATGCCACCAACCGCGCGCTGGCCTCCGCCGCGACTCCTTCCGACGTGCAGCAATACACCGACCAGCGGCAGGATATGCTCAACCAACTCCAGGCCAACGCCCTCCTGTCACAGGCCTGGACAAGTTGGACCTATCCCACCGTAGGCTTTTATTCTTATCCTTGGTTCGGGGCACCGGGCATCAACGGCCTCCTGCTTCACGCGCAGCGCCTTTCACCTCATCATCGCCATCTCCCGCTCGCGCAACGGACGATCACGGCCTACGGCAACAGCACTCCACCGGCCCAATCGCCGATCCCCTCGCCGCCGCGCCCGTCCCTGCTGGTGCCGTCCATGCCGCAGGCGCACCAGCACCAGGCCCCTCCGTTGCTCAACAGTCAGGGCCAGCCGGCCAAGGTCGGGGATGTGGTGGTGGTTCCGACACCTCGATCCGTTCCGGTGGCCCCACAATACCGGCCGCAGCCGCCGCCCTATCAACTGCATCCCAACCACTTCTGGCGCCCCAGCCCGCCCAACATTCAGCGCCCCTCGCTGCCCTCGCGCCAGAGCCCGCCGGTCAGCATGGCCCCGCGTGTATCCGGTGGACCGATGAGCGGCGGCGGACGTTCGTACGGGGGCGGTGGCCACCGCAGCCGCTGA